Part of the Caretta caretta isolate rCarCar2 chromosome 7, rCarCar1.hap1, whole genome shotgun sequence genome is shown below.
GTCACAATATCTATTCGGTTAATTTTTGTCAATACAGAGGTTAAGGCATCAGCTGGAAAATATAATAAGTAACATCAGAAAAAAAACTCAGTTATCTTTGAGCTATGTAATTGTTTACCTCAGTCTCAATTATACTGGATTAATTAAAAGATGCTGAGACATATGTTTCACCTTAGTGCTTTTGTTTGGTTCTGGAAAGTTATATTTATTAGCTTGTCTAAAATCATTCTGTGGCATATTTATATGAGGCATACAATGTCTAGTATGATTCTCTTTCACAAGGTAATTACATTGTTTTTGATGCCATCATTAGAAGCAACATGACTGAGACCAGAGGTTTTCTAAAGAATATATTTCCTCACTATAAGAACAAAATATCCTTCCACTAAGGATACCATGGTAGACTTTGGAACAACAGGTGACTGAACATAGGGCTAATGATCAATAAATGGGATGTGTGGTTTTGCTGTAGCCACGTCAGTACCATTGTATTAGAGAGACAGGATGGGTGAGGTAATCATATCCTTTatttagaccaacttctgttggtgagagagacaagcttttggaaGAACTCtgggtagcttgaaagcttgtctctttcaccaacagaagttggtccaataaaagatatattacctcacccaccccatCTCTCTAATAAATGTGATGGTATTTAGATGTAGAGAAATCTTGTTGGGCAGATGGTATTTCTGCAAATGACCCTAAGGGATGGATCCCTTTCACATTCATCCttacatttcagatttttatttctgttaaatTATTAGATATGCCCCCTAAAGATCTAGGGACAGAAAGGgtcctctccctctcccaggcAGAGAAGGATCTGAACAAAGTGAAATCAGTGCAGCTCAGCTGAAACAGGGATGGGTCTGGTGGGGAAGTCCATACAGTGCATCTGCATCTTTTGCAGGGGACTAGGGGTGATGATAGAGCATGGCTGGTGGAATCACAACTCTCCAGACTCACCGGCCAAACCCATACATCgtgcgggagggggagggctcaGCATGTATAATGGCTGCAATAATGGCAACAGGGTGGTTCAGCATCCACTCTGCAACCTCTTACAGGGGATTCTGTCCTGCTAACACATGCAGCCCATCCCAGGGTACAGGCTGAGTACTTATAAACAGTACACATTTGTCAGCGGTTTTAGTGACAAAACTAGTGAAAAAGGACAGTTGAAAACTTGAAGAAAACTTATCCTCAATTATCCTCATTCCTTTACATATGCCTGGAGAATAACAGGCATTCAGAAGACGGATCAGGCCAGTGACACATATTGGAGCTGATCGGGAGAGCTAGGACGGAGATTTAACTGAGCTAAACTAGGAATGTATGAGTTGGAAGATGGTAGAGGACACGACTGTCCTACTATGAAGGCCAAGAAGTGAAGGTTtaccctctctcttctcttccagtatgcaACGATTCAAATGAAGCAACTACATAAACAGATACGGTAATTACCAAGTGAATACATATTGTAATTTCTTTAACCCTGGTAAAAATAGCTAGAGCAGGAAATGTTATTTCATGAGTGCTACTTAGAAAAGCTTTATGACGTTTTCATATTCATGTCCAAATAATAAAGATGATGGGAACTACACTATTTAGAATATGGCAACATATGAAGTTGTGTATAATTTATAACCAACAATAACTGCTCTGAACTTACTTGTAgcatttttcccatctctggtAACCCATTTTTTTAATAACATGAAACTCTGAGCAATCAGAGAATTTGGGTTTTCTACACGGATTTGATTAATTTCATCCACAGAAAAATTCAGTTCTCTTGCCAGTTCTATAAAGCAAGAAAAAATATACCATTATCATCATGTGAGTCTTATCTTGTCAATTCTGTAAAAGTAACAGTTTTATTCGGTCACACAGATgaattaatgtaaaaaaaatctgaaacatAGTTTATAATTAATTTATGAGATAATTACAACCAGGGGTATTAACATTTCACAGAAAGACATCATGCCATATCTTGTAATCATATCCCTGGTAGGTATTATCATACCTGTATCAAGTACACACACTGCTGTAAGGTAAAAATTGTGAACAAAATCTCTGCAGAGGTTACCTCATTgctgttgatttttaaaatcttgtatcCTATATATGCTTGAtatccagattactacatatcaCTCTTCATCTACACTATAATCACTGATACAGGGTGACACAGTACAACAAGCTGAGTTTATGATACAAGTTGATTTGCATTGCTGTACGGTGTAGAACTGCAGGACTACTACAATTACTGTTATGGGCCTTATTCTCAGAGATGCTGAACACCTGTAAATGTTGCTGAAGCCATTGGGAGCTTGTGGTGctcagtgctttggaaaatcaggACACAGGACAACAGGAAATGCCATATTACACCAGATGAGTGTCCAGCCAGCAGGTTCTCAACCCTCTCAACCCATTTGTGCCAACTATTCCCAGAACAAGATTTAAGGAGAATaaatttttttcaccattttaaataaaagtgtttgtttatttactgATCAATGACAAGACAATTCTACCATTAGCACTTCCTGCGAGGTTTCTTCTTTTAACTGAAAATCTATTGAAATGTTTAATAATTTACAACAAACTGATACGGACTCCACTTTTGGGAGTTAGAGAGCACCGCCGACAATGTGCACAGAACCCTCAATCCTGAGTGACTTCTATGGGAACTGAATATGGTCAAGTCGATAAAGAACTTGTGGTACTCGACTATAAAAGATGATCTGCAAAAATAATTGCTAAGTTCAATTTCAGTCTGACAGCATAAAAACGTACCTGTCCAGCTAAGTCCCAGATGATCAGCTACAATTGCCATCCTTATGTCTGTTCGTTCACATGGACTCTGTGGACCTGTGATTTACAATTTCTTGATTAAAAAGATTTTGTAAAGAAACCTACAACACTGGACAATAGtttataatattttaattttaccaAGTTGCTGGTGTTCAGATTGTATACTAAAATGATTGTGTCTTAATAACCTACAAAATAATTTCTTTGTCACAGCTTTTATATTTTCACCTGTCTAAAGTCAAATGTCAAACTACATGATGTTGTAGTATGAGACCAAACATGCTGACGTTCTAGCTACTGGACTATACACAAATGTTTCTATTACTGGTGAAAAACACCAGGGTGGGATTAACATCTATTTTTTCTACTTTGACAGAATGAAATTTGCTGTCACAAAATAAATCTTTCAAAGTCCTGAATTACATCAATGTCTTCGGCATGCTTCACTAGCTGTCTACAATATAGAATTTGtttaaaggaagaaagaagagtatAAGACAGCACATACAGATGACAATGACAGAATGAGAACTACAGAAAGTCACTCCACAGGCAATCACAACAGTTCATGCACTAGGATCAACAAGTTGAAAGTTTTACAAACTAGGCTTGATCTCCACGAGGTGAGCCATGAGAGCTCCAGAAACCTGACTGCCTTCATTCTCACCAGTCCTCTTACTTCTCCTCCTCTCACTGTCGACCTTTTCAATCTTTGATTTTAAAGATGCTGCCTCTGTTCTCATATCTCTAGCAGACTTCGATGTAATGGAAGGCTGGTAAACTTGAGTAGCTTCTGATGATGTATTTCTTGATGAACTGTCTTCTTCATCATCAGACACCTCTGACTGCATCTTTTTCTCTTCATCAGATAGACGATCCACAAGCTTTAATGTCTCACCACTAATTCCCTTAAAATATTCAATAGAATGTTTACATACCTCCCTAAGCTGATTTTTCCTTACTTTCACTGTTGTCATTGTGACGGAGGTAGACCTTACCTTTACTGGTAATTTGGAAGGAAgctgtttgatttttcctttctctaaCTGCTCTTGCTTTTGCATTGTTGGTGTTTTTCTAGATATAGCTAGATTTTTTCTGGGTGTATTTTTTATTGGAATCTTAGATTTTACTTCTAGACATggagaagaattattttgttttattttgtcggGTTTactagcctgtctcactttactCGCTGTACTTTTTTGGACATTATTTTGTGGGATGACTTCTTTTACTGAACTGGCCTTTATGGGAAGTTTTGATTTTGCTCTACTCCCTACCAACTCCCTTGACCTTTGCTGCTGTCCTTGTACTTTTTGCTTATCTGTTATTCTGTGTCCTTGTGTTGCCCCTGTCCCTTTTCCTGAAGTGCTTTTCATTTGGTTAGCTTTCTGTATGGAACACTTGGATTCACAATGTTCTTTTAGCTCTACATTAcaggtattattatttgtatggctAGCAGATGAATCcaaattgttgttgttattaaaattatctttttgaaaatcaagtttttctttttgcctaCAGCTTCTCTCGCTAGTAGCTGAACTTGTAATCACTACTACATTTTCATTTTCTAATCCCTGACCGCTGGGCATCGCAGCTTCTATCTTATCTGTCACTTCTCCAGGGCCATCTTTCTTCAGAGTCATCGTGGAAGCAGAAATTCCCATTTTAATAGGTGTGCGCAATTTGGGATCAACTTTAGAAGTGTTAACAGTTGTCGATGATTTCTCCAGAGAATTACTACCAAGTGTGGCTTCCATACAATCTCCACTGGCCTGGATGATGGGCTTATGTTCAACTGCTGTTGTTTCTACTTGTCTCTCTAAGTTTGTTTCTACAATGCTGTCCCCTGACTGTGGCTGTGTGATGGCAGTTACTGTACTTTTATCCCCTtcccccttgtcccctgacttcccttCAGAAGTATGCTCACCAATCTGAAAAAATTGGAGTCTTTCTTCAACAAAATCCCTCTTGCTCATGTCAATTGCACCACTGCGAGTCATCTCAAACATCTTCCCTTCATGAAATGGGAAGGGGTTGGGCTCACTAGTTGGAGTACTTTCATCCGTTGGAGTTCTGGCTGGAGTTGTATCAGGTGTCGTTGCTTGCGATCTGTCTTCTACTGCCAGACCAAATGGCTTAGCCTCATCATCCCTTGATTTAGTTTCAAATACTTCATCATCTCCTCGATTACTGGACCATGGATCAAAATCTAGACTTTTGGTAGCTACTGTTTTAAAAGGTGTTGCAAATTCTTCATCTACTTTGTAACTGAAATACGAATCAGGAAACACAGTTCTGTCAGGGTGTCTGCCTTCCAAGGTGAAAAACTGTGCACCTGACTTCTGCTCAGTCTTATCTGCATTCTTTTCAGAACCTGGACCTTTTGCAAGTGCCTTGTCTTCTTCAGTGCctatctttccttcctcctcaatAACTTCCAGCTTACTTTGGCTAAAGCAACGATCAGTCTGTTTTAAAATGCCCTCTGTAGTCCATATATCCTTTTTGGTTTCTACTGCTGGACCTGCAAGTTTAGAATCACTCTCAGTTAAACCATCGTCTTCATCTTGTAAATCATAACCGTCGAGAGAGTCAATTTCAGTTGCATCTGTATCATGAGAGAATTCTGCAGTGGTTGCTATGGAACACTCGGTGATAGACTGGTCATTAGTCCCATTTTGTGCTATGTCATTCTGGGGTGACTCAAGACCAATGTCAAACTCATTAGGTTTTCCAGAACCGGGATCCCCTAACTCTTTCTGGTTCTGACTCTTGTCAGAAACTTTGGGTTTTGAGACTTCTTTCTGGTCATCTTCaacttcttttaatttaaaagtatACTTTTTTAATGGAACTGGTTGATAGAGTGATTCATCATCACTAGAGTCACTGACATCTGCTCCCGGTGGCACGGGGGAAGGTGGCTGTACTCTTATGACTGGTTCAGCCAGTTGACATTTGTCATATTCATCTTGCAGATTTACTTCTATCATCTCCATTTCACTCTCAGGGGAATAACGATGATTCTTTTCTGAATCAGATTGATCTGCATCTAATGGTGGAGGAGGTGGGAATTCAATGTAGGCAACTCTGTTACTTTTGGGTCTTTTGTTAGAATCTTTGTTTATATTATTAGGCAATATTTTGTCAATTTTTGGTGCTTCCACTGCTATGTGTTTTACAGAGGTTGACTTAGCCTCTGCTTCCTCTTCTGATTCCTCAGAAACCTCAGGTATGGGACTGGGCTTGCCTGGTATATAAGCTATTAGTGAGTCGGGTGTTTTAGAGGTAAACTCATAACTCACTTCCTCTGAGCTGGGTGTTTCTGGTGTTAAAGGGCTTTTCCCAGAGCTATCTATAAAGGATACTTGTTCTAGAGTGTCATCTTCTGGACTACCTTGTGGAGAAGGCGGTTGTTTTTGCTGTCTAGCTGTATAAAATGTCCCCCTAGTCTCTTGTACTGTCTTACTTTCCtgacttacaattttttttacatttccttGTTGCACCTCCTTTTCATACTGCTTTCCTACTTGAACAAAACTGACATAAACTGGCAAAGTCTTTACCTCTTTCACTCCCTCACTATTTACTAAAGGTGCAACTTTATCCAAGTAATCAAGGGGACTAGGGTCAAATACCTCACTTGAAGGAGATTCCTTTCCAGGACTAATGTCTAAAGAATCAGGTGATTTGCTAGGGGATATTTCAGTTTCCTCCACAGGAGGACTTAACACTATGGAACCTTGTTGCTTGGTAACTTTAGTGACTTTTGAATGCTTTATTTTTTCATCTTCTACATAATCAAATTCTCTCTGAACTTGCTCCTTAATCATAGTTGACCGGGACACTTTAGCTGACAGTTCATATACTGCTTTTTTTGACTGATCATAAACACTATCAAGAATGGTAGGAGATGAAATTCTTTTCTCCTCAGAAATTCTGACTGGAATGTGGGACACAGTCAATTCCtttctttttgaagttttatCTGTCATTTCATTGGTGTATTCCCCTTCTCTGACAACAAACTCTCTGTATAGAACCTTTTTTGATGGAGATTTTACAGTCATTTCCTTCATCTCCTTTGAATGGGATCCATGTGTTGGCAATTTGTGTTCACACTCTGTCACAGTGATAAATTCACTCTTTTTGTTAGTTTTAGTCTCAgcatagtcaacatggttttcttTCACCATATCTTGAACGAGTACATGGGaaagcttttctttttgtgctttATGGTTAGAAGCTCCAGGACTTTCCCATGTTCGATAGATTTTTTTGTCCCAATGTCCCTTAGCTGGTAAGTCTGAGCTATATGCCAAGTCTTTAGCTTGCTGTTCAGAAGTATATTCTAGCAGACTTTTACTTGATGTTTCAGTGCTCTGTTCCTGTACCTTTGAAGCACAAATGTCTTCTATAACTTTTCCTTTACCTTGGACATTATCTTCTTTCAATTTCATAGTAGTAAATTCTTTTTGCAATGATGTATTTCCTTCTGTCAGATCTATTTGCTTTGGGTGCTTTTCTCTTGCATAAAACTGATACACTGGTAGTTTGCTTTCTTGTAATTTCTTTACTGGAATTTTGGATTGActatcttcctttttttcttcttgagaTAGATCTTTAGTCCTTGGACTTATACTTTGTTCAAATTTAAGTTTAATGGAATTAAGCTTGGATTGTTTTAGCTGAAATCCAGTCTGTGAAGCTTCAGTTGGTTTACTCTGCGGAGCATTTCCTTTGTGTTCCATAGTTTGTTTACAGTCCCCTGTTTGTTGAGCAAGAATCCTTCTTTCAGGACTGCTGGGCAAACTTGCTGCTTTTCTTTCATCGGCTTTTGGAGAACACTTTCCATCATGCCCATACTGCTGTACTTTACTCCAGTCATCACTCAATGTCACTATTTCAGTGAGCAGTACTTTTtcagggctgctgctggcagagctaTGACTAGAATGCAtttctttgccattttttttATGTTGCTTTTTCTCTGGAGATTGTAGCTCATCATTCAACTTTTCTGTTTTGTCCCGAAAAAACTGTGATACTTCAGTCAGTTTTTCTTCTGCTTCCTTAACAGTCCTGTCCACCCTGTCTTCATACATCATCTTTTCTCTACCTCTGTCTAATCTGTCCTCAGTAAAGCGCATCCACATGGCATGTTTTGGACTACTAACATCTCCAGTGTAGTGTAACACTGTCACTTTATCATAATGATCATCTTTAGACATTTTACCTACACCATTTTCGGACACATCTTTATAGATTTTGGAAAGaatttcttttttgggggcagtGGCTACTTTTTCTCTGCATTGTTTATCAGACCCCTGTAACTCTGAACTAAGGGGTAGAGCATGGTCAGTAACTGACTCCTCAGTATCAGAATGAGACACATCTAGCTTTTCTGAAAGAAGCATTTTCTCAGCAAACCTGTAAGACTCCCCTCTTAATTCTGACAACTCATCATCATGGTATTCTATTGAGTGTTGACTCAAAAGCTTCAGTGTTTTGTAAGAGTCATCAGACAGGAGTTGAGCAGAACTAGGGCGACTGTCTTCTTCCTGAGACACAGGAGTGTTTACTCTAGAAGATTCCAGATAAGAAGGAAGTGACTCTTCAGCTGTTAGCTCTTCTTCTTCTTGCTGACCTTGTTCATCAGAACAAGGAAAAGTATCATGTTTTTCCAAACCTTTTAAGTTAATATCTCCCCGAGGTAAGTCTTTCTGATATACATACATTTCTTTTTCTGGATGCTTTTTTGTTTCTCTAATAATGACTTCAGTAGGTTCAGCTTGATTACCTTTTTCAATATGGACCTCTATTATACGCTCCAGTTTGGGTTTCATTTTGCTGTCCTTCTCTGCATGTTGTGGTGAAGTTTCAGCAGACTTGCTAACGTCTGATGTTACTGACGATTTATGTTCAAACAGACCTGCCAGTTCTTTGGAAGGGTCACGTCCTGATTGAAAGGCTTTCATTATGTCATGAACAGACATTGTTTCCTCAATTCTTTCCGAGGTACTTTCAGTGCATGGAGGTTTATGATAAACCATTCTAGTAGTAGTAGTGATGTGAGTTTCTTCTTTCACCCGGACACCTTTGCTAAGAACACACTTGTGGTCATCTTCTTCACTGCTGCTGGTTTGCATTTGAAATGCTTTAACCTTTTCTTTAATAGACCCAGTGGGTTTTTGTTCCAACTCCATTAAAGTAAGTGCAGGTTTCAATGAAGGTAGCTCCTCTGTTTGCTGCTCTGGAATCTCTTCTGATGATGGTTCATAGCTGCGGATAACATGAACTACTTCAGTTCTTGTTTCTGTAATAACAGGAGGGATGGGTACGTCATGGAAAAGTGGTTTTGGCCCTGTGCTTTCAGCACTTTGTGGGGCTGAAGGTGTTTTTTCACTTCTTGTTTCAAAGCCACTGTCAGACAAAGGACTTTTATCTTGGTCATGTTGAGAAAAATCATCTGGAGATTCTAAAATAGTATCTGTTCCAAAAAAGGAATCTGCGATTTTACATAATTCTTTTTCTGAAGTAGAAGGCCTCATGGAGGCTGGAGGCATTTTAAGTTTATGTTCCTGTAAAGCAATCACTGGTTTTAAAATGCGTTTTTGTCTCTCttcatcttttttcccctcttcaaaCTTGTACTTTATGTTTGCCAATGAACTACTACCAATATCATTTGTTAAATAATCAATAACTTTTGCCAAATTGTAATCCTTTTCAGATGCAGCTTTAGCTTTAATTTGCCCTTTTTCTGGAACAGGATGGCACGTTATAGCCTGCTGTCTTGCTTCATCAATCTCCTCTGTACTGAACTCTACCCATTCATCTTCAGATAAGTGTCCTTTATCGCTTTTTGACACTCTGGTCGACTCTTTATTTTCTAAACACACATCTTTTTTCAGTATCTCACTAACTTTTACCAAGTCTTCTTTTACTTTCTCAACAATTTTAAAAGGTTCTTCATCATCAATTCTACCCTCTTTTGTTAGTTCAGGTTGGAATGG
Proteins encoded:
- the ANK3 gene encoding ankyrin-3 isoform X5, which codes for MSEEAKEKNAKPAHRKKKGKKSDTNASYLRAARAGNLEKALDYLKTGVDINICNQNGLNALHLASKEGHVEVVSELIKRGANVDAATKKGNTALHIASLAGQTAVVKVLVTNKANVNAQSQNGFTPLYMAAQENHLEVVKFLLDNGASQSLATEDGFTPLAVALQQGHDQVVSLLLENDTKGKVRLPALHIAARKDDTKAAALLLQNDHNADVESKMLVNRTTESGFTPLHIAAHYGNINVATLLLNRSAAVDFTARNDITPLHVASKRGNANMVKLLLDRGAKIDAKTRDGLTPLHCGARSGHEQVVKMLLDRGAPILSKTKNGLSPLHMATQGDHLNCVQLLIQHSVPVDDVTNDYLTALHVAAHCGHFKVAKVLLDEKANPNAKALNGFTPLHIACKKNRIKVMELLLKHGASIQAVTESGLTPIHVAAFMGHVNIVSQLMHHGASPNTTNVRGETALHMAARAGQAEVVRYLVQNGAQVEAKAKDDQTPLHISARLGKADIVQQLLQQGASPNAATTSGYTPLHLAAREGHEDVASVLLDHGASLSIITKKGFTPLHVAAKYGKIEVANLLLQKNASPDAAGKSGLTPLHVAAHYDNQKVALLLLDQGASPHASAKNGYTPLHIAAKKNQMDIATTLLEYGADANAITRQGIAPVHLASQEGHVDMVSLLLTRNANVNLSNKSGLTPLHLAAQEDKVNVAEVLVNQGAVVDAATKMGYTPLHVGCHYGNIKIVNFLLQHFAKVNAKTKNGYTPLHQAAQQGHTHIINVLLQNGASPNELTVNGNTALAIAKRLGYISVVDTLKIVTEETMTTITVTEKHKMNVPETMNEVLDMSDDEVRKAYTPEILSDGEYMSDVEEGEDAMTGDTDKYLGPQDLKELGDDSLPAEGYMGFSLGARSASLRSFSSDRSYTLNRSSYARDSMMIEELLVPSKDPHLTFPREFDSDSLRHYSWAADTLDNVNLVSSPIHSGFLVSFMVDARGGSMRGSRHHGMRIIIPPRKCTAPTRITCRLVKRHKLASPPPMVEGEGLASRLVEMGPAGAQFLGPVIVEIPHFGSMRGKERELIVLRSENGETWKEHQYDSKHEDLNEILNGMDEELDSAEELEKKRICRIITKDFPQYFAVVSRIKQESNQIGPEGGVLSSTTVPHVQASFPEGALTKRIRVGLQAQPVPDEIVKKILGNKATFSPIVTVEPRRRKFHKPITMTIPVPPPSGEGVTNGYKGDTTPSLRLLCSITGGTSPAQWEDITGTTPLTFINDCVSFTTNVSARFWLADCHQVLETVGLATQLYRELICVPYMAKFVIFAKMNDPVESNLRCFCMTDDKVDKTLEQQENFEEVARSKDIEVLEGKPIYVDCYGNLAPLTKGGQQLVFNFYAFKENRLPFSIKIRDTSQEPCGRLSFLKEPKTTKGLPQTSVCNLNITLPAHKKETESDQDDETEKSDRRQSFVSLALRKRYSYLTEPGMKTVERTAGATRSLPATYSYKPFFSTRPYQSWTTAPITVPGQTKSGFTSLSSSSSNTPTASPLKSIWSVSSASPIKSTLGASTTSSVKSVNDVASPIRSFRTISSPIKTVVSQPPYNIQVSSGSFVRAPAVTEASNLKGMASTSTFPSRTSPVTTAGSLLERSSITMTPPASPKSNINMYSSSLPFKSIITSASPLLTSPLKSVVSPAKSAVDAVSPSKVMTTSSLSSPVKHIPGPTDVALVNGSVSPLKYPSSANVITGSKTAAMFQDKISAATDSAGCAANLATDTVEKVFPTTTTMPFSPLRAFVSSTPSAFQSIRTPSAGALYTSFGSISATTSSVTSSTITVPVYSLVNVLSEPALKKLPESSLTKSAAALLSPSKTLTTETRTQPHFNRTSSPMKSSLFLAPSALKLSTPSSLSSSQEILKDVAEMKEDLIRMTAILQTDVTEDKPFQPELTKEGRIDDEEPFKIVEKVKEDLVKVSEILKKDVCLENKESTRVSKSDKGHLSEDEWVEFSTEEIDEARQQAITCHPVPEKGQIKAKAASEKDYNLAKVIDYLTNDIGSSSLANIKYKFEEGKKDEERQKRILKPVIALQEHKLKMPPASMRPSTSEKELCKIADSFFGTDTILESPDDFSQHDQDKSPLSDSGFETRSEKTPSAPQSAESTGPKPLFHDVPIPPVITETRTEVVHVIRSYEPSSEEIPEQQTEELPSLKPALTLMELEQKPTGSIKEKVKAFQMQTSSSEEDDHKCVLSKGVRVKEETHITTTTRMVYHKPPCTESTSERIEETMSVHDIMKAFQSGRDPSKELAGLFEHKSSVTSDVSKSAETSPQHAEKDSKMKPKLERIIEVHIEKGNQAEPTEVIIRETKKHPEKEMYVYQKDLPRGDINLKGLEKHDTFPCSDEQGQQEEEELTAEESLPSYLESSRVNTPVSQEEDSRPSSAQLLSDDSYKTLKLLSQHSIEYHDDELSELRGESYRFAEKMLLSEKLDVSHSDTEESVTDHALPLSSELQGSDKQCREKVATAPKKEILSKIYKDVSENGVGKMSKDDHYDKVTVLHYTGDVSSPKHAMWMRFTEDRLDRGREKMMYEDRVDRTVKEAEEKLTEVSQFFRDKTEKLNDELQSPEKKQHKKNGKEMHSSHSSASSSPEKVLLTEIVTLSDDWSKVQQYGHDGKCSPKADERKAASLPSSPERRILAQQTGDCKQTMEHKGNAPQSKPTEASQTGFQLKQSKLNSIKLKFEQSISPRTKDLSQEEKKEDSQSKIPVKKLQESKLPVYQFYAREKHPKQIDLTEGNTSLQKEFTTMKLKEDNVQGKGKVIEDICASKVQEQSTETSSKSLLEYTSEQQAKDLAYSSDLPAKGHWDKKIYRTWESPGASNHKAQKEKLSHVLVQDMVKENHVDYAETKTNKKSEFITVTECEHKLPTHGSHSKEMKEMTVKSPSKKVLYREFVVREGEYTNEMTDKTSKRKELTVSHIPVRISEEKRISSPTILDSVYDQSKKAVYELSAKVSRSTMIKEQVQREFDYVEDEKIKHSKVTKVTKQQGSIVLSPPVEETEISPSKSPDSLDISPGKESPSSEVFDPSPLDYLDKVAPLVNSEGVKEVKTLPVYVSFVQVGKQYEKEVQQGNVKKIVSQESKTVQETRGTFYTARQQKQPPSPQGSPEDDTLEQVSFIDSSGKSPLTPETPSSEEVSYEFTSKTPDSLIAYIPGKPSPIPEVSEESEEEAEAKSTSVKHIAVEAPKIDKILPNNINKDSNKRPKSNRVAYIEFPPPPPLDADQSDSEKNHRYSPESEMEMIEVNLQDEYDKCQLAEPVIRVQPPSPVPPGADVSDSSDDESLYQPVPLKKYTFKLKEVEDDQKEVSKPKVSDKSQNQKELGDPGSGKPNEFDIGLESPQNDIAQNGTNDQSITECSIATTAEFSHDTDATEIDSLDGYDLQDEDDGLTESDSKLAGPAVETKKDIWTTEGILKQTDRCFSQSKLEVIEEEGKIGTEEDKALAKGPGSEKNADKTEQKSGAQFFTLEGRHPDRTVFPDSYFSYKVDEEFATPFKTVATKSLDFDPWSSNRGDDEVFETKSRDDEAKPFGLAVEDRSQATTPDTTPARTPTDESTPTSEPNPFPFHEGKMFEMTRSGAIDMSKRDFVEERLQFFQIGEHTSEGKSGDKGEGDKSTVTAITQPQSGDSIVETNLERQVETTAVEHKPIIQASGDCMEATLGSNSLEKSSTTVNTSKVDPKLRTPIKMGISASTMTLKKDGPGEVTDKIEAAMPSGQGLENENVVVITSSATSERSCRQKEKLDFQKDNFNNNNNLDSSASHTNNNTCNVELKEHCESKCSIQKANQMKSTSGKGTGATQGHRITDKQKVQGQQQRSRELVGSRAKSKLPIKASSVKEVIPQNNVQKSTASKVRQASKPDKIKQNNSSPCLEVKSKIPIKNTPRKNLAISRKTPTMQKQEQLEKGKIKQLPSKLPVKVRSTSVTMTTVKVRKNQLREVCKHSIEYFKGISGETLKLVDRLSDEEKKMQSEVSDDEEDSSSRNTSSEATQVYQPSITSKSARDMRTEAASLKSKIEKVDSERRRSKRTGPQSPCERTDIRMAIVADHLGLSWTELARELNFSVDEINQIRVENPNSLIAQSFMLLKKWVTRDGKNATTDALTSVLTKINRIDIVTLLEGPIFDYGNISGTRSFADENNVFHDPVDGWQSEASSVHIEPPTPGRRISGELLDRLDDSPDQCRDSITSYLKGETGKVEANGSRTETTTEVKTKSYVQESINKVGKQSDKETLKPKTRSSVHTEEQTLLTAYQKSLEETSKPTVEEPKTSVPVSMKKMSWKTPEDSKPRANIQEEAGAATSEQKQGEGYKVKTKREVRHVEKKSYS